In Methanolacinia paynteri, the DNA window TTGCGGAATTATCTGCTGAAGCAGTAGAGACAGCAAGATCACAGGTTGCATCCGCGATTGGTGCATTGCCGAAGGAGATCTATTTCACATCCGGCGGAACCGAGGCTGACAACTGGGCGATCAAAGGCGTTGCATTTGCCAACAGGGACAAAGGCAATCATATCATAACCTCGCAGGTGGAGCATCACGCAGTTCTCCATACAACCGAATGGCTGGAAAAACAGGGATTCGAGGTAACTTACCTCCCGGTGGACAGCTACGGCATGGTCAGCCCCGGCGATGTCAGAGACGCAATTACCGATAAGACCATCCTGATCACGATAATGACGGCCAACAACGAGATCGGGACTATCATGCCGATTGCGGAGATCGGGAAGATTGCACGTGAAAAGGGCGTTCTTTTCCACACCGACGCTGTTCAGGCCGCAGGTCATATCCCTCTCGATGTCAACGAGATGAATATCGACATGCTCTCGTTGTCGGGACATAAATTCAGGGGGCCGAAAGGAACAGGTGCACTCTATATCGGCAAAAGGGTGAAGATCGATCCGCTTATGCACGGCGGCGCACAGGAGAGGCACAGGAGGGCCGGCACAGAGAATGTCCCCGGAATCGTAGGGCTGGGAAAAGCCATCGAACTTTCAGCAGCAGAGATGGAAGAAGAGTCCGGGAGGATCTCTTCTCTTCGCGATGTGCTGATTCAAAAACTCCTTGAAATCCCGAAGAGTCACCTGAATGGCCATCCGGAGATCAGGCTCCCGAACAATGTGAATGTCGTCTTTGAGTATATAGAGGGGGAATCAATTCTGCTTATGCTCAACCGCAGAGGAATATGTGCATCCACAGGCAGTGCGTGCAGTTCGAAATCACTTGATCCCTCCCATGTCCTTATGGCATGCGGCCTGCCCCACGAGACAATCCACGGCTCGCTGAGGCTTACGCTCGGGCACGATACCACCGAAGATGAT includes these proteins:
- the nifS gene encoding cysteine desulfurase NifS, with translation MTEEKRFIYMDNAATTPTRKEVVDAMIPYMSDNFGNPSSLYSIAELSAEAVETARSQVASAIGALPKEIYFTSGGTEADNWAIKGVAFANRDKGNHIITSQVEHHAVLHTTEWLEKQGFEVTYLPVDSYGMVSPGDVRDAITDKTILITIMTANNEIGTIMPIAEIGKIAREKGVLFHTDAVQAAGHIPLDVNEMNIDMLSLSGHKFRGPKGTGALYIGKRVKIDPLMHGGAQERHRRAGTENVPGIVGLGKAIELSAAEMEEESGRISSLRDVLIQKLLEIPKSHLNGHPEIRLPNNVNVVFEYIEGESILLMLNRRGICASTGSACSSKSLDPSHVLMACGLPHETIHGSLRLTLGHDTTEDDIEYVVQNIREVVQKLRNMSPLTPPELRNS